From one Notolabrus celidotus isolate fNotCel1 chromosome 2, fNotCel1.pri, whole genome shotgun sequence genomic stretch:
- the crlf1b gene encoding cytokine receptor-like factor 1b isoform X2: MLSVVSLLFLVPCALLSSTHVAVISPQDPVLKIGSSLTATCTLSPELGLHAGSLYWTLNGLILSSSTYSVLSPDTLSVTLHNLNGSQQQSGDNLVCHGAGGHVLAGSCLYVGMPPEKPVNITCWSRNTKDLSCKWSPGSWGETHIRTTYTLKYKLRWYGKEMECETYGTGKQRYSCYVPRNLALFTPYEIWVEAANQLGSITSDIIPLDILDVVTTDPPVNVQVSRVGKLDDQLTVRWASSRELKDILFQAKYQIRYRLENSAEWKVVDDAGNQTSCRLAGLRPGTVYFVQVRCNPVGIYGSRKAGIWSDWSHPAAASTPNSQRLQSGSCDSKPSEQNSTLRRELKQFFGWVRKHAYGCSGMSIKLYDQWRVWLQKTDRTRNQVGFTRR, from the exons ATGCTTTCAGTcgtgtctctcctcttccttgtTCCATGCGCGCTGCTGTCCTCGACGC ATGTAGCAGTGATCTCCCCTCAGGATCCTGTCCTGAAGATCGGCTCCTCTCTGACAGCTACATGCACGCTCAGTCCTGAGCTCGGCCTCCATGCCGGCTCACTCTACTGGACTCTGAATGGACTGATTCTATCCAGCAGCACTTACAGCGTGCTGAGTCCTGATACTCTGAGTGTCACCCTCCACAACCTCAACGGCTCCCAGCAGCAGTCTGGAGACAACCTGGTGTGTCACGGAGCAGGTGGACATGTCCTGGCTGGCTCATGTCTCTATGTGGGCA TGCCTCCCGAAAAGCCGGTTAATATCACATGTTGGTCTCGCAACACAAAGGACTTAAGCTGCAAGTGGAGCCCAGGGAGCTGGGGTGAGACGCACATCCGAACAACATACACCCTCAAGTACAAATTGAG GTGGTATGGAAAGGAGATGGAGTGTGAAACTTACGGCACAGGGAAGCAACGTTATTCCTGCTATGTCCCCCGCAACCTCGCCCTCTTTACTCCGTATGAGATCTGGGTGGAGGCAGCCAATCAGCTAGGCTCCATCACCTCTGACATCATCCCCCTAGACATCCTCGATGTAG TGACCACAGACCCTCCTGTCAACGTGCAGGTGAGCCGCGTCGGCAAACTCGACGACCAGCTGACGGTCCGCTGGGCCAGCTCCCGAGAGCTCAAGGACATCCTGTTTCAGGCCAAATATCAGATCCGCTACCGACTGGAGAACAGTGCTGAATGGAAG GTTGTGGATGATGCTGGCAACCAGACTTCGTGCCGGCTGGCAGGCCTCAGGCCTGGGACTGTCTATTTTGTCCAGGTGAGGTGCAATCCAGTGGGCATCTATGGCTCCAGGAAGGCTGGAATCTGGAGTGACTGGAGCCATCCGGCTGCTGCCTCCACTCCTAACAGCC agcGGCTGCAGAGCGGTTCCTGTGACTCCAAGCCCAGTGAGCAGAACTCCACCCTGCGGCGGGAACTCAAGCAGTTCTTCGGCTGGGTCCGCAAGCACGCGTATGGCTGCAGCGGGATGTCAATCAAACTGTACGATCAGTGGAGGGTGTGGCtgcagaaaacagacagaacacGCAACCAGGTAG GTTTTACAAGGAGATAA
- the crlf1b gene encoding cytokine receptor-like factor 1b isoform X1 — translation MLSVVSLLFLVPCALLSSTHVAVISPQDPVLKIGSSLTATCTLSPELGLHAGSLYWTLNGLILSSSTYSVLSPDTLSVTLHNLNGSQQQSGDNLVCHGAGGHVLAGSCLYVGMPPEKPVNITCWSRNTKDLSCKWSPGSWGETHIRTTYTLKYKLRWYGKEMECETYGTGKQRYSCYVPRNLALFTPYEIWVEAANQLGSITSDIIPLDILDVVTTDPPVNVQVSRVGKLDDQLTVRWASSRELKDILFQAKYQIRYRLENSAEWKVVDDAGNQTSCRLAGLRPGTVYFVQVRCNPVGIYGSRKAGIWSDWSHPAAASTPNSQRLQSGSCDSKPSEQNSTLRRELKQFFGWVRKHAYGCSGMSIKLYDQWRVWLQKTDRTRNQVLQGDNS, via the exons ATGCTTTCAGTcgtgtctctcctcttccttgtTCCATGCGCGCTGCTGTCCTCGACGC ATGTAGCAGTGATCTCCCCTCAGGATCCTGTCCTGAAGATCGGCTCCTCTCTGACAGCTACATGCACGCTCAGTCCTGAGCTCGGCCTCCATGCCGGCTCACTCTACTGGACTCTGAATGGACTGATTCTATCCAGCAGCACTTACAGCGTGCTGAGTCCTGATACTCTGAGTGTCACCCTCCACAACCTCAACGGCTCCCAGCAGCAGTCTGGAGACAACCTGGTGTGTCACGGAGCAGGTGGACATGTCCTGGCTGGCTCATGTCTCTATGTGGGCA TGCCTCCCGAAAAGCCGGTTAATATCACATGTTGGTCTCGCAACACAAAGGACTTAAGCTGCAAGTGGAGCCCAGGGAGCTGGGGTGAGACGCACATCCGAACAACATACACCCTCAAGTACAAATTGAG GTGGTATGGAAAGGAGATGGAGTGTGAAACTTACGGCACAGGGAAGCAACGTTATTCCTGCTATGTCCCCCGCAACCTCGCCCTCTTTACTCCGTATGAGATCTGGGTGGAGGCAGCCAATCAGCTAGGCTCCATCACCTCTGACATCATCCCCCTAGACATCCTCGATGTAG TGACCACAGACCCTCCTGTCAACGTGCAGGTGAGCCGCGTCGGCAAACTCGACGACCAGCTGACGGTCCGCTGGGCCAGCTCCCGAGAGCTCAAGGACATCCTGTTTCAGGCCAAATATCAGATCCGCTACCGACTGGAGAACAGTGCTGAATGGAAG GTTGTGGATGATGCTGGCAACCAGACTTCGTGCCGGCTGGCAGGCCTCAGGCCTGGGACTGTCTATTTTGTCCAGGTGAGGTGCAATCCAGTGGGCATCTATGGCTCCAGGAAGGCTGGAATCTGGAGTGACTGGAGCCATCCGGCTGCTGCCTCCACTCCTAACAGCC agcGGCTGCAGAGCGGTTCCTGTGACTCCAAGCCCAGTGAGCAGAACTCCACCCTGCGGCGGGAACTCAAGCAGTTCTTCGGCTGGGTCCGCAAGCACGCGTATGGCTGCAGCGGGATGTCAATCAAACTGTACGATCAGTGGAGGGTGTGGCtgcagaaaacagacagaacacGCAACCAG GTTTTACAAGGAGATAATTCATAG